From the Spiroplasma alleghenense genome, one window contains:
- a CDS encoding YneF family protein, with the protein MLEWYWVLILIIVALVVGGFSGFLITKKIVKKQLKENPPINEAQIRAMYMSMGRKPSESDIKRTMNAVKKGA; encoded by the coding sequence ATGCTAGAGTGATATTGAGTATTAATTTTAATTATTGTTGCACTCGTAGTCGGAGGTTTTAGCGGTTTTTTAATTACTAAAAAAATCGTAAAGAAACAACTGAAAGAAAACCCACCTATAAATGAAGCACAAATTCGTGCAATGTATATGAGCATGGGTCGTAAACCAAGCGAAAGCGATATAAAAAGAACTATGAACGCAGTTAAAAAAGGCGCTTAG
- the tkt gene encoding transketolase has protein sequence MDNKSNKFLNSLRILGVEAVNKANSGHPGIILGAAPMVYELYTKHININPKDSKWFNRDRFVLSAGHGSGLLYSILHLSGHKLSIEDLKQFRQLHSLTPGHPEFGMTDGVEVTTGPLGQGLAAAVGMAVAEKHLAGKFNKPKFEIIDHFTYVLLGDGDLQEGISQEAISFAGNYQLNKLIVFHDSNDIQLDGPVNVAQSENMIERFKSANWETILVTDGEDLNAISKAIEKAKKSSKPTYIEVKTIIGLGATKQGTSSVHGEPVKDDLVNVKKYYNWTNESFQIDKEVYDHYQEKVAQRGAKVQEQWDKLLKDYEKAFPTEFKEFKNAISKNYQIKESDFESMVPGKAQATRVSSGQVLDKISQLIPSFIGGSADLTASTKAKGADGNFNNKNLVGRNLMYGVREFGMTAINNGIAAHGGLLPFAGGFFVFSDYMKPAIRLAALMNLQSFYVFTHDSVAVGEDGPTHEPVEQLAMLRSIPGLNVFRPADFKETYAAYMTALEDKNHPSAFILTRQDLEEIQNEKVLENVKKGAYLIRESKNAKVTLIATGSEVNLAIKVRDEIEKTQKIGVNVVSMPSMNLFDQQPKDYKDKIINKNTQRFSIEMGTTFGWGKYLGDSGYSFGIDEFGHSAPGDLVIKEFGFTVEKISKEIIKKLNK, from the coding sequence GTGGACAATAAAAGTAACAAATTTTTAAACAGTTTAAGAATTTTAGGAGTAGAAGCAGTAAATAAGGCTAACTCAGGGCACCCTGGAATTATTTTAGGGGCAGCTCCAATGGTATATGAATTGTATACAAAACATATCAATATTAATCCAAAAGATTCTAAGTGATTTAATCGCGATAGATTCGTTTTATCAGCAGGTCATGGAAGTGGATTATTATACTCAATTTTACACTTAAGTGGTCATAAATTATCAATTGAGGATTTAAAACAATTTCGTCAATTACATTCATTAACTCCAGGTCATCCCGAATTTGGAATGACAGATGGTGTTGAGGTGACAACCGGACCTTTAGGACAAGGTCTAGCAGCAGCAGTTGGAATGGCCGTGGCTGAAAAACATTTAGCAGGTAAATTCAATAAACCTAAATTTGAAATTATTGATCACTTTACCTACGTTTTACTTGGGGACGGAGATTTGCAAGAAGGAATTTCTCAAGAGGCAATTTCGTTTGCTGGTAATTATCAATTAAACAAATTAATCGTTTTTCATGATTCAAATGATATTCAATTGGATGGACCAGTTAATGTTGCCCAATCTGAAAATATGATTGAAAGATTTAAATCAGCTAATTGAGAAACTATTTTAGTAACTGATGGAGAAGACTTAAATGCAATTAGCAAGGCAATTGAAAAAGCTAAAAAATCTTCAAAACCAACTTACATTGAAGTTAAAACTATAATCGGATTGGGAGCAACCAAACAAGGAACCAGTTCAGTTCATGGAGAACCAGTTAAAGATGATTTAGTTAATGTTAAAAAATATTACAATTGAACAAACGAAAGTTTTCAAATTGATAAAGAAGTTTATGATCATTACCAAGAAAAAGTGGCTCAACGTGGAGCTAAAGTTCAAGAGCAATGAGATAAATTACTAAAAGATTATGAAAAAGCTTTCCCAACAGAATTTAAAGAATTCAAAAATGCAATTTCTAAAAATTACCAAATTAAGGAAAGCGATTTTGAAAGCATGGTTCCTGGAAAAGCGCAAGCAACAAGGGTTTCTTCTGGTCAAGTTTTAGACAAAATTTCACAACTAATTCCTTCTTTTATTGGGGGAAGTGCAGATTTAACCGCCTCAACAAAAGCTAAAGGAGCAGATGGTAATTTTAATAACAAAAACCTTGTTGGAAGAAACTTAATGTATGGGGTAAGAGAATTTGGAATGACAGCAATTAATAACGGAATTGCTGCTCACGGAGGTTTATTACCATTTGCTGGAGGATTCTTTGTGTTCTCAGATTACATGAAACCAGCCATAAGATTAGCTGCTTTAATGAATTTACAAAGCTTTTATGTTTTCACTCACGATTCAGTTGCAGTCGGAGAAGATGGACCAACTCATGAACCTGTTGAACAATTAGCAATGCTAAGAAGTATTCCGGGTTTAAATGTTTTTAGACCTGCTGATTTTAAAGAAACTTACGCAGCTTATATGACAGCATTAGAGGATAAAAATCATCCAAGTGCATTCATTTTAACTCGTCAAGATTTAGAAGAAATTCAAAATGAAAAAGTTCTTGAAAACGTTAAAAAGGGCGCTTACCTAATAAGAGAATCAAAAAATGCCAAAGTTACTTTGATTGCCACTGGTAGTGAAGTAAACTTAGCGATTAAGGTTCGTGATGAAATTGAAAAAACTCAAAAAATTGGAGTTAACGTCGTTTCAATGCCATCAATGAATTTATTTGATCAACAACCAAAAGACTACAAAGACAAAATTATTAATAAAAACACTCAAAGATTTTCAATTGAAATGGGAACAACATTTGGATGAGGAAAATATTTAGGCGATTCTGGATATAGTTTTGGAATTGATGAATTTGGTCATTCAGCTCCTGGTGATTTGGTAATTAAAGAATTTGGCTTTACAGTTGAAAAAATTAGTAAAGAAATAATTAAAAAATTAAATAAATAA
- a CDS encoding riboflavin kinase — protein sequence MSRVTYFNPYNRMLHHLDPNVTLVADFANWTDYHDEKIEELIKYGRERKLKTSITVFMIETLEHNRLWAEHNIIEKFSNYDIDYLIFYCYYPTNIFNEDPVTSIFYAMKLNLNTQAALYDDSFKFYDNGILDESKFDCFEGNFKYLKGRENPEILELNKLLKAGKFLEFEKRTGMKYEFSEFIKEGKKIGRKIGFPTINQEVDDKLPLEKGVFLSKVYVRGIEDRSFFGISDHWDNAEGKTMFETYILDFNQDIYGWQVRIVPLEYIRENKKVNNLEELKELINKDLEKAKNLISKIK from the coding sequence ATGAGTAGAGTAACCTATTTTAATCCATACAACAGAATGTTGCATCACTTAGATCCGAATGTAACTCTAGTAGCGGATTTTGCTAATTGAACAGACTATCATGATGAAAAAATTGAGGAATTGATTAAATATGGTAGAGAGAGAAAATTAAAAACCTCAATTACTGTATTTATGATTGAAACATTAGAGCACAATCGTTTATGAGCCGAACATAATATAATTGAAAAATTTTCAAACTATGATATTGATTACTTAATATTTTATTGTTACTATCCTACAAATATTTTTAACGAAGACCCTGTAACTAGTATTTTTTATGCTATGAAACTGAACTTGAATACACAAGCGGCACTTTATGATGATAGTTTTAAATTTTATGATAACGGAATTTTAGATGAATCTAAATTCGATTGCTTTGAAGGTAATTTTAAATATTTAAAAGGTCGAGAAAATCCCGAAATTTTAGAATTAAATAAATTACTAAAAGCCGGTAAATTTTTAGAGTTTGAAAAAAGAACCGGGATGAAATATGAGTTTAGCGAATTCATTAAAGAGGGTAAAAAAATTGGTAGAAAAATTGGCTTTCCAACAATAAATCAAGAGGTTGATGATAAACTGCCTTTAGAAAAAGGAGTTTTTTTATCAAAGGTTTATGTTAGAGGAATTGAAGACAGATCATTTTTTGGAATTAGTGATCATTGAGACAATGCCGAAGGAAAAACTATGTTTGAGACTTATATTTTAGACTTTAACCAAGACATTTATGGGTGACAGGTTAGAATAGTACCGTTAGAATATATTAGAGAAAATAAAAAAGTTAATAATTTGGAAGAACTTAAAGAATTAATAAATAAGGATCTTGAAAAAGCCAAAAATTTAATAAGTAAGATAAAATAA
- the xseB gene encoding exodeoxyribonuclease VII small subunit, with amino-acid sequence MNELKEKGFDELLNQIKEKINKLDSSQTNMEDSIEIFKESLEIIKEAKDKLENIKGEVKKVMIDNKIVDFEN; translated from the coding sequence ATGAACGAATTAAAAGAAAAGGGTTTTGATGAACTTTTGAACCAGATAAAAGAAAAGATAAATAAATTAGACTCTTCTCAAACAAATATGGAAGATTCTATAGAAATATTTAAAGAAAGTTTAGAAATAATAAAAGAGGCTAAAGATAAATTAGAAAATATAAAAGGCGAAGTAAAGAAAGTAATGATCGACAATAAAATTGTTGATTTCGAAAACTAA
- a CDS encoding DUF896 domain-containing protein produces MEKLIKRINELSQIAKDRDLTLSETNERTLLREEYIKNFRAGFKQHLEAIKVVDKDGNDITPKRK; encoded by the coding sequence ATGGAAAAGTTAATTAAGAGAATTAATGAGTTAAGCCAAATTGCTAAGGATAGAGATTTAACTTTAAGCGAAACAAATGAGCGAACACTATTGCGTGAAGAATATATTAAAAACTTTCGAGCTGGATTTAAACAACATTTAGAAGCAATTAAAGTTGTGGATAAAGATGGGAACGACATTACCCCGAAACGAAAATAA
- a CDS encoding deoxyribonuclease IV, giving the protein MSLAENKKLLLGCHVSMNKPGKYLLGSLQEALDCGANTFMIFTGAPQNTRRTPVEELNISEFREKMTENNIDINDLIVHGPYTINLANSLKPETFEFGVRLLKEEINRVEAIGIKTLVLHPGSSLGAPIEQALNQLVKGLNEVIKPGQNVKIALETMAGKGNEVGTKFEDFKYIIDRLKYPEFVGVCFDTCHLNDAGYNVKNDFNSVIEEFDKIVGLDKLLAVHLNDSLNESGSRKDRHANIGYGKIGFDSLLSITENPRLQGIPIVLETPWVNDQNPYKTEIAMLKEKKFKDNFPELNNEK; this is encoded by the coding sequence ATGAGTTTAGCAGAAAATAAAAAATTATTATTGGGATGCCACGTAAGTATGAATAAACCAGGAAAATATCTATTAGGTTCACTACAAGAAGCTTTAGATTGTGGTGCAAATACGTTTATGATTTTTACAGGAGCTCCACAAAACACTAGAAGAACTCCGGTTGAAGAATTGAATATCTCAGAATTTAGAGAAAAAATGACAGAAAACAATATAGATATAAACGACTTAATTGTCCACGGACCGTACACAATTAATTTAGCGAATTCATTAAAGCCAGAAACTTTTGAATTTGGAGTTAGATTATTAAAAGAAGAAATTAATAGAGTTGAAGCAATTGGAATTAAGACTCTTGTTCTTCACCCAGGAAGTTCTTTAGGAGCTCCAATTGAACAAGCCTTAAATCAGCTAGTAAAAGGTCTAAATGAAGTTATTAAGCCCGGTCAAAATGTTAAAATTGCCTTAGAGACAATGGCAGGAAAAGGTAATGAAGTCGGGACAAAATTTGAAGATTTTAAGTATATAATAGATCGTCTTAAGTATCCAGAATTTGTTGGAGTTTGTTTTGATACCTGTCACTTAAATGATGCAGGTTACAATGTAAAAAATGATTTTAATAGTGTTATTGAGGAATTCGATAAAATTGTGGGACTTGATAAATTATTAGCTGTCCATCTTAATGATTCATTAAACGAGAGTGGTAGCCGCAAAGATCGCCATGCAAATATTGGATATGGAAAGATTGGTTTTGATTCTTTGCTTAGCATAACAGAAAACCCTAGACTACAAGGAATTCCGATAGTTTTAGAAACACCTTGAGTAAATGACCAAAATCCTTACAAAACAGAAATAGCAATGTTAAAGGAAAAAAAATTCAAAGATAATTTTCCAGAACTCAATAATGAAAAATAG
- the xseA gene encoding exodeoxyribonuclease VII large subunit, whose translation MEEKALSVTELNNFIKRNLESNEYLKNINVTGELSNLTFNKSGHIYFSIKDEGSAISCMIWKDKSILLKSLNPKEGMNLTVTGRVTYYVPNGKTNFEVVDIKLDGFGQLHLLYNERKIQLENLGWFDKSIKKTVPNFPKNIGIVTASTGAAVQDLIKTISRRYPQANVYVFPTLVQGEQAQFDIANKIKQANNFEKKLDVLIVGRGGGSYEDLWSFNEMPVLEAIRDSIIPTISAVGHEPDFTLSDYVADLRAATPTAAAEIATPSIEELKRALENYEAQISKGIIKKHNDFKKELRNYYQNSIKSFKNKFLNFDREFHLISKNLIQIINSKIKSIDDFLDNSLNQQYFKIKNKIEWNEVNLNHFNDKIKLLNPLKPLEKGFAIVRNKDNQILRSINEISAEKIVSIEMRDGIINTKTE comes from the coding sequence ATGGAAGAGAAGGCTTTATCAGTTACAGAACTAAATAATTTTATTAAAAGAAATTTAGAGTCAAATGAGTATTTAAAAAATATCAACGTCACTGGTGAGCTAAGTAATCTAACATTTAATAAATCTGGACATATTTATTTTTCAATTAAAGATGAAGGCTCTGCAATTTCCTGTATGATTTGAAAGGATAAATCAATTCTATTAAAATCTCTAAATCCAAAAGAGGGAATGAATCTTACTGTTACAGGTAGAGTAACTTATTATGTACCAAATGGAAAAACAAACTTTGAAGTTGTTGATATTAAACTTGATGGTTTTGGACAACTTCATTTGCTTTATAATGAAAGAAAAATTCAATTAGAAAATCTTGGATGATTTGATAAATCAATAAAGAAAACAGTCCCAAATTTTCCAAAAAATATCGGGATAGTTACAGCCAGTACAGGAGCTGCTGTTCAGGATTTAATAAAAACCATATCGAGAAGATATCCACAAGCAAATGTTTATGTCTTTCCAACACTGGTTCAAGGAGAACAAGCACAATTTGATATCGCAAATAAAATTAAACAAGCAAATAATTTTGAAAAAAAATTGGATGTGCTTATTGTTGGAAGAGGCGGTGGAAGTTATGAAGACTTATGATCCTTTAATGAAATGCCTGTTTTGGAAGCAATAAGGGATTCCATTATTCCAACAATTTCAGCAGTAGGACATGAGCCGGACTTTACACTTTCAGACTATGTTGCAGATTTGAGAGCGGCAACTCCAACAGCTGCAGCGGAAATTGCGACTCCAAGTATTGAAGAACTAAAAAGAGCTTTGGAAAACTATGAAGCACAAATTTCAAAGGGAATAATAAAAAAACATAATGACTTTAAAAAAGAGCTAAGAAATTATTATCAGAATTCAATCAAGTCTTTTAAAAATAAATTTCTGAACTTTGATAGAGAGTTTCATTTAATTTCAAAGAATTTAATTCAAATAATAAATTCTAAAATTAAATCAATTGATGATTTTTTAGACAACTCTTTAAATCAGCAATATTTTAAAATTAAAAATAAAATTGAATGAAATGAAGTTAATTTAAACCATTTTAATGATAAAATAAAACTTCTAAATCCATTGAAACCACTGGAAAAAGGTTTTGCAATAGTTAGAAATAAAGATAATCAAATTTTAAGAAGCATAAATGAAATAAGTGCTGAAAAAATAGTTTCTATTGAAATGAGAGATGGAATTATAAATACTAAAACAGAGTAA
- a CDS encoding 1-deoxy-D-xylulose-5-phosphate synthase, which yields MKLINYKNWKDIYKNSIDEIEELINDLRFFLIKHNENNGGHLGSNLGVLEITVGLLNYFKLDETKIIFDTGHQSHFYKLLTGRIEDFANIKKFEGISPFQEIRESQYDHISSGHSSTSLSFALAHKISDLQKNIIAIIGDAALLNGVAFEGLINIANQSEKIIIIYNDNGHGIGENKLKIKDSENFFKSLNLEYVFCQNGNNIVDVLNAIKKASQFEKTTVIHFKTEKSFGYDHNNSRTANHNISLIEDKSKKNLDVIINKFYEKNINSDKSIKLISPGMIESNLLFDLKSKFPKNVIDVGINEEHAVLLAAGLAINNQKPVVSIYSTFFQRTFDQLIHDVIRNSLAVTFLIEKVGLSIGNGVSHHGIYDLSMCQNIENKIIVQPRNEFELNRVLEISKENNLSPFFIRLENFVKENNHQKDNFDIGKYESVLYDENNENTIITYGENCNIFEKIIRENEFPINLINARWLHTIDEKSVEKVKNTKIYVYEHVIYNGSLASLFKKLNIQIIDLNFKKNKIGHGDMESLLKENNLWYNDVIKYILN from the coding sequence ATGAAATTAATTAATTACAAAAATTGAAAAGATATTTATAAAAATAGTATTGATGAAATTGAAGAATTAATTAATGATTTAAGATTTTTTTTAATTAAACATAACGAAAATAATGGTGGACACTTAGGAAGTAATTTAGGAGTTTTGGAAATTACAGTTGGGTTATTAAACTATTTCAAACTGGATGAAACTAAAATAATTTTTGATACTGGACATCAATCACATTTTTACAAATTATTAACAGGGCGAATTGAAGATTTTGCAAATATTAAAAAATTTGAAGGGATAAGTCCGTTTCAAGAAATTAGAGAAAGTCAGTATGACCATATTTCATCAGGTCATTCATCTACAAGTTTGTCTTTTGCTCTGGCTCATAAAATTAGTGATTTGCAAAAAAATATCATTGCCATTATAGGGGATGCCGCTTTATTGAACGGAGTGGCTTTTGAAGGGTTAATTAATATAGCAAATCAATCTGAAAAAATTATTATTATCTATAATGATAATGGTCATGGAATTGGTGAAAATAAATTAAAGATAAAAGATTCTGAAAATTTTTTCAAAAGTTTAAATCTAGAATACGTTTTTTGTCAAAATGGTAATAACATAGTAGATGTATTAAACGCAATAAAAAAAGCATCACAATTTGAAAAAACAACTGTAATTCACTTTAAAACAGAAAAAAGTTTTGGCTATGATCATAACAATTCTAGAACAGCAAATCATAATATTTCTCTAATAGAGGATAAAAGCAAAAAAAACTTAGATGTGATTATAAATAAATTTTATGAAAAAAATATTAATTCAGATAAAAGTATAAAATTAATCTCACCAGGAATGATTGAGTCAAATTTGTTATTTGATCTGAAAAGTAAATTCCCAAAAAATGTCATAGATGTTGGAATAAATGAAGAACACGCTGTTTTATTAGCTGCTGGTTTAGCCATTAATAATCAAAAACCGGTTGTTTCGATTTATTCAACATTTTTTCAAAGAACTTTTGATCAGTTAATTCATGATGTTATAAGAAATAGTTTAGCAGTGACATTTCTAATCGAGAAGGTTGGTTTGAGTATTGGAAATGGAGTTTCTCATCACGGAATTTATGATCTTTCAATGTGTCAAAATATTGAAAATAAGATTATTGTTCAACCTAGAAATGAATTTGAACTCAATAGGGTTTTAGAAATTAGTAAGGAAAATAATTTAAGTCCATTTTTTATCAGATTAGAGAACTTTGTTAAGGAGAATAATCATCAAAAAGATAACTTTGATATCGGAAAATATGAATCAGTATTATATGATGAAAATAACGAAAATACTATTATTACCTATGGGGAAAATTGCAATATTTTTGAAAAAATTATTAGGGAAAATGAATTCCCAATTAACCTAATAAATGCTAGATGACTTCACACGATAGATGAAAAATCCGTGGAAAAAGTAAAAAATACAAAAATATATGTTTATGAACACGTAATTTATAATGGTAGTCTTGCAAGTTTATTTAAAAAGTTAAATATTCAGATTATTGATTTAAACTTTAAAAAAAATAAAATAGGACATGGTGATATGGAAAGTTTATTAAAAGAAAATAATCTTTGGTATAATGATGTCATAAAATATATTTTGAACTAA
- a CDS encoding SDR family oxidoreductase codes for MEKSKNNKPLIAITGASSGIGLACAKMFAAQGFPLLLMARRVELIEELKLNNCIAAKVDVRDFQEFKKAVEKGEKEFGPVDLLINNAGVMPVDWFLSQDHNEKMDMIDINLKGVINGMDCVLSNMTKRNHGTIINVGSVAGRWTSDWRAVYNATKFGVHALTEAVRREVSDSGVRICLIAPAIVDTNLLSTSKNLEIVDKYKTIKKKINNGLTSEEIAQQILYIYSLPQHIAIKELVISHVNQKI; via the coding sequence ATGGAGAAAAGCAAAAATAATAAACCTTTAATTGCAATTACAGGAGCAAGTAGCGGTATTGGACTTGCGTGCGCAAAAATGTTTGCAGCTCAAGGGTTCCCGTTATTATTAATGGCTCGAAGAGTAGAATTAATAGAAGAGTTAAAATTAAATAATTGTATTGCTGCAAAAGTTGACGTAAGAGATTTTCAAGAATTTAAAAAAGCTGTTGAAAAAGGCGAAAAGGAGTTTGGACCCGTCGATCTTTTAATAAATAATGCAGGAGTGATGCCAGTTGATTGGTTTTTAAGTCAAGATCATAACGAAAAAATGGATATGATAGATATTAACTTAAAAGGAGTTATAAACGGAATGGATTGTGTTCTATCCAATATGACAAAACGTAATCATGGAACAATAATTAACGTTGGTTCAGTTGCTGGTAGATGAACTAGTGATTGAAGAGCGGTTTACAATGCAACTAAATTCGGAGTACACGCACTTACTGAAGCTGTAAGAAGAGAAGTAAGTGATTCAGGAGTCAGAATTTGTTTGATTGCTCCAGCAATTGTTGATACCAATCTTTTAAGTACAAGCAAGAATTTGGAAATTGTTGATAAATATAAAACAATTAAGAAAAAAATAAATAATGGTTTAACCAGTGAAGAAATAGCTCAGCAAATATTATACATTTATAGTTTGCCACAGCATATCGCTATTAAAGAATTAGTTATTTCTCATGTTAATCAAAAAATATAA
- a CDS encoding lipoprotein codes for MKKLLSFLAAFGLTSTASLGVVACAEHLTFVEFKNIDSFEKAWSNSKKVIISNVSSETKEGDALKEIKEEIYHQSAVKFTNNNSSNKIINDISKFEIEFYRTNREQSRILDNDFVSPMGLFHKEGDAENGRILNNPGNYFIKFVEGDKKTSFLQFTLSNLEKIDVNGNGEKLSFTGLENSEEKPLQVSFTSTFFMNFRGSKPSEWNTNPNEESLQLKRFKDGITTEISNQLQRNYIIEGFSNEGKSYCLNFFEFVNFLYTKENSDTQKLNESMKKLLIDFQANNTSEISKPIEIAGVWFSIYLGN; via the coding sequence ATGAAAAAATTATTGAGTTTTTTAGCAGCTTTTGGTTTAACATCAACAGCTAGTTTGGGAGTCGTTGCTTGCGCTGAACACTTAACTTTTGTGGAATTCAAAAATATTGATTCATTCGAGAAAGCATGATCAAATTCTAAAAAAGTTATAATTAGTAATGTAAGTAGCGAAACTAAAGAAGGTGACGCGTTAAAAGAAATCAAGGAAGAAATTTATCATCAAAGTGCAGTTAAATTTACAAACAATAACTCTAGTAACAAAATAATCAACGACATAAGTAAATTTGAAATTGAGTTTTATCGTACAAATAGGGAACAATCAAGAATACTTGATAATGACTTTGTTTCTCCAATGGGTTTGTTTCATAAAGAAGGTGACGCGGAAAACGGTAGAATTTTAAATAATCCTGGAAACTATTTTATAAAATTCGTTGAAGGGGATAAAAAAACAAGTTTCTTGCAATTCACCTTATCTAATTTAGAAAAGATTGATGTAAACGGAAATGGCGAAAAATTGTCATTCACCGGATTAGAAAATAGCGAAGAAAAACCACTTCAGGTTAGCTTCACTTCAACATTTTTCATGAATTTTAGAGGCTCAAAACCATCTGAATGAAATACCAATCCAAATGAAGAAAGTTTGCAACTTAAAAGATTTAAAGATGGGATTACAACAGAAATAAGTAATCAGTTGCAAAGAAATTATATTATCGAGGGATTTAGTAATGAAGGTAAATCTTATTGTTTAAACTTTTTTGAATTTGTAAATTTCTTGTACACAAAAGAAAATTCGGATACTCAAAAATTAAATGAGTCAATGAAGAAACTTCTAATTGATTTTCAAGCAAATAATACTTCAGAAATTTCAAAACCAATTGAAATAGCAGGGGTTTGATTCTCAATTTATTTAGGTAATTAG
- a CDS encoding transcription antitermination factor NusB encodes MEILSTSLTSRRKGLIRIIYRYYILDCNENKIKQEILDNFQLEFDENAIQTTLNLLDKISELETIATDLLSKEWTWSRIPNIFKAIIIVGIFEIKILEVPKAIIINEMVELSRSYQPDLDSKFINAILDKIS; translated from the coding sequence ATGGAAATTCTAAGCACAAGTTTGACATCTAGAAGAAAAGGACTTATAAGGATTATATATCGATACTATATTTTAGATTGTAATGAAAATAAAATTAAGCAAGAGATACTTGATAATTTTCAACTTGAGTTTGATGAAAATGCAATTCAGACCACTTTAAATCTCTTAGATAAAATAAGTGAACTTGAGACAATTGCGACAGACTTGCTATCAAAAGAATGGACTTGAAGTAGAATTCCAAATATTTTTAAAGCAATAATAATAGTCGGCATCTTTGAAATAAAAATTTTAGAGGTTCCAAAAGCAATAATAATTAACGAGATGGTTGAATTGTCACGTAGCTATCAACCGGACTTAGATTCTAAATTTATTAATGCAATTTTAGATAAAATATCATAG
- the plsY gene encoding glycerol-3-phosphate 1-O-acyltransferase PlsY — protein MILGTLFASIIGYLIGSISFSIVFVRFKTGGDVRKHGSNNAGATNASRILGKKWGLFIVFLDLVKVVVASFVALGISAIPHSLFSETSLFIPALFALIGHCYPVYYKFKGGKAVSCFIGLILVANGFYAVIFTIIWWTTIFVFRKISISSLAATIGVLILAWVPQISSLSNFSINGSDFNQIYFQDDFVSRQTWMNFFHSFVGQDGDYFFESWLVINITVTIGGIILIIKHHANIKRLFQGTEPYYFTYGQKTKRIDVTKESDQLVEKESVVKELKSKITKKGNSSE, from the coding sequence ATGATATTAGGTACATTATTTGCAAGTATAATTGGTTACTTGATTGGAAGTATTAGTTTTTCGATAGTTTTTGTTAGATTTAAAACTGGTGGCGATGTTCGAAAACATGGTAGTAATAATGCTGGAGCAACAAATGCTAGCAGGATTTTAGGAAAAAAATGAGGTTTATTCATTGTTTTTCTAGACCTTGTTAAAGTAGTGGTTGCATCATTTGTTGCTTTAGGAATAAGCGCGATTCCGCATTCATTATTTTCTGAAACTTCGTTATTTATCCCGGCTCTGTTCGCCTTAATTGGCCACTGTTACCCGGTCTATTACAAATTTAAAGGTGGAAAGGCTGTTAGTTGTTTTATTGGTCTAATATTAGTCGCAAATGGCTTCTATGCGGTTATTTTCACCATCATCTGATGAACTACTATATTTGTTTTTAGAAAAATAAGTATTTCATCACTTGCAGCAACTATTGGGGTTTTGATTTTAGCTTGAGTACCTCAAATATCAAGTTTATCAAATTTCAGTATAAATGGTAGTGATTTTAATCAAATTTACTTCCAAGATGATTTTGTCAGTCGCCAAACTTGAATGAATTTCTTTCATAGTTTTGTTGGTCAAGATGGTGATTACTTTTTTGAAAGTTGATTAGTAATTAACATTACTGTTACAATTGGGGGTATTATTCTAATTATAAAACACCATGCTAATATCAAAAGACTATTCCAAGGTACAGAACCATATTACTTTACTTACGGACAAAAAACTAAGCGTATTGATGTGACAAAAGAATCAGATCAGTTAGTAGAAAAAGAATCAGTTGTAAAAGAACTAAAATCAAAAATAACCAAAAAAGGCAATTCATCAGAATAA